CGGCTTTTCCCCGGTATATCCGGTATTTCCGGGACTGGTTACGGTATTCGAGGATGAATGGGGCGGAATCGATTCGATTCAGCGATACATATCCCTGCATCCATGAACGAACCCCTGCTACCGGTTTCGACAGGCATTACTTTTACCAGGATATTTGGGCGTTTAGGAAGATTGTTGCCTCTGGCGCCGGCGCGCACGTTGATATCGGCTCACGGGTGGATTATGTCGGTTTTCTCACCGCAGTCACCCATGTCACCTTCATCGACATCCGCCCGCTCGAAGCGGCGCTTGAAAACTTCGAGTCGAAAAAGGGGAGCATCCTGGCCATACCCTTTGAGGACAGATCGATACCGTCCCTATCCTGCCTGCATGTGGCCGAGCATATCGGTCTCGGGAGGTACGGAGATCCACTCGACCCCTATGGGACTCAGAAAGCCTGCCGTGAGCTGTCACGGGTTCTCGCGCCCGGCGGAAATCTCTATTTCTCGCTTCCGGTGGGGAAGCCCCGGCTCTGTTTCAACGGGCAGCGTATCCATTCACCGGGACAGATTCTCGAATATTTCAGCGGCCTACGGCTGGTCGAGCTTTCCGGGATAAACGACGATGTGAAGTTCACTCAGAATATCGACAGGTCTGTTCTGGAAAACGCCGATTATGGCTGCGGGCTTTTCCATTTTACAAAAGACTGAATCTAACTGCAATCTCACGCAAAGTTCGCAAAGTTCGCAAAGAAATATTATTAGACAGGATTAACATGATCCACAAGGTTAGCCCGATTAATTCATAAACATGAATTTTCATTCTTATTGGCCGGAAACTATAGCCCCCTAAATCCCCCGAAGGGGGACTTAACAAACTGCAAGGCAATGCATAATTGGTTTTT
This sequence is a window from Candidatus Latescibacter sp.. Protein-coding genes within it:
- a CDS encoding class I SAM-dependent methyltransferase translates to MRKFKSTPYNLAYLAFRWIQPFFNPMEFFPAFPRYIRYFRDWLRYSRMNGAESIRFSDTYPCIHERTPATGFDRHYFYQDIWAFRKIVASGAGAHVDIGSRVDYVGFLTAVTHVTFIDIRPLEAALENFESKKGSILAIPFEDRSIPSLSCLHVAEHIGLGRYGDPLDPYGTQKACRELSRVLAPGGNLYFSLPVGKPRLCFNGQRIHSPGQILEYFSGLRLVELSGINDDVKFTQNIDRSVLENADYGCGLFHFTKD